From the Ralstonia wenshanensis genome, the window TCGAACTGGTCGTTGTAGGCGACGTTGTCGGGGCGGATGCCCGGGATGCGCTCGCGTGCGCGCAGCGTTTTCAGTTCCCCCAGCGTGAAGTCTTCGGTGAACCAGCCCGTGACGCTCTGGCCGTCGATCGTCTTGGTGGTCTTGCGGCCGGCAAACGCTGCCACGTCGGCCACGTTGGTCGTGCCGGAGATTTCGTTCTCGTGGCGCGCAACCAGCACGCCGTCCTTGGTGGAGACGAGATCGGGCTCGATGATGTCGGCGCCATCGTCGATGGCCTTCTGGTACGAGGCCAGCGTGTGCTCGGGCCGCAATGCCGGCGCACCGCGATGGCCGATCACCTGGACGGTGGCGATGGGCGTGGTGTTGCCGCCGCCGCCGCCGTGGTTGTATTCCAGCCGGCAGGCCGACAAGGCCAGGGAGGCGCTCAAGACGAACGGGCTCAGCAGGATGAGACGGCGCAGCATCGAAGGCTCCTGAAGACGGATACCCGCATGGTAGTCGCCGTGTATGCGCGCAGCTACCCGTCGTCCTTAAGAATCCTGTCAGCCGACGAGGCGCCCGCGCCGCACGCGCAAGCCCTTTTGCGTAAGCTGCGGCGCCAGCCCGGCCATGGCGGCCAGTGTCTCGCCGCCGTGCGCATGACAGATGGCCACGCCCAGCGCGTCAGATGCATCCGCGCCGGGTTTGCCTTCGAGGTTGAGCAGGCGCACGACCATTTCCTGCACCTGATCCTTGTTGGCGCGGCCGTAGCCAACCACGGCCTGCTTCAGTTGCAGCGCGGTGTATTCGAACACCGGCAGGTTGCCGCTCATCAGGCCGCAGATCACTGCGCCGCGGGCCTGGCCCAGCAGCAGCGTCGATTGCGGGTTGACGTTGACGAACACCTTTTCGATGGAAGCGCAGTCCGGCCGGTATGTGCTCACCAGTTCAGAGACGCCGTCGTACAGCGTCTTCAGGCGGCTGGGCAGGTCGGCATTGCCGTTGCTCTTGATCGTGCCCGAGGCCACGTAGACGAGCTTGTGGCCGTGCCGTTCGAGCACGCCGAAACCCGTGGTGCGAAGGCCGGGGTCGATGCCGAGGATGCGCATGAAATGGAGCGGAGCAGAAAAGAAAAACGGGGCAGGCGCCAGTCTACGCCTTGCCCCGCTGATCGGTCGAACGACCGTGCCGTTTAGTGGCGGAAGTGGCGCGTGCCCGTGAAGATCATTGCCACGTTGCGCTCGTCGGCGGCGGCGATGACTTCATCGTCGCGCACCGAGCCGCCCGGCTGGATCACGCACGAGGCGCCCGCATCGACCACCACGTCCAGGCCGTCGCGGAACGGGAAGAACGCATCCGATGCCACAGCCGAACCGGCCAGCGTCAGGCCGGCGTTCTGCGCCTTGATGCTCGCGATGCGGGCCGAGTCCACACGGCTCATCTGGCCGGCGCCCACGCCCAGCGTCATGCCGCCGCCGCAGAACACGATGGCGTTCGACTTGACGAACTTGGCGACGCGCCAGGCAAACATCAGGTCGTCCATTTCCTTCGGCGTCGGGTGGCGCTTGGTCACCACGCGCAGTTCGCTCGGTTGCACGTTCTTGGCATCCGGGCTCTGCACCAGCAGGCCGCCGCCAACGCGCTTGAAGTCGTACGCGTTCACGCCCTTGCCCAGCGGAATCTCCAGCACACGCACGTTTTGCTTGGCAGCAAACACCGCACGCGCGCCTTCCGAGAAGCCCGGGGCGATCAGCACTTCCACGAACTGCTTGGCCACCACCTGCGCAGCCGCTTCATCCAGCGGCACGTTGAAGGCGATGATGCCGCCGAAGGCCGAGGTCGAGTCGGTCTTGAAGGCCTTCTCATACGCTTCCTGCGCGGTACCGCCGATGGCCACGCCGCACGGGTTGGCGTGTTTGATGATCACGCACGCCGCGCCCTTGGCCGGGTCGAACGACTTCACGCATTCCCATGCGGCATCGGCGTCGGCGATATTGTTGTACGACAGCTCCTTGCCCTGCAGTTGCGTGTAGTTGGCGAGGGCGCCGTCCACGACCTTCAGGTCGCGGTAGAACGCGGCGGACTGGTGCGGGTTCTCGCCGTAGCGCATTTCCTGCACCTTGTCGAAGGCCAGGTTCAGCGTTTGCGGATAGGCGCTGCGCGTGCTGTGCGACTTATCGGCGCCAAGGCTCGTCAGGTAATTCGTGATCGCACCGTCGTACTGCGCGGTGTGCGCGAACACCTTCTTGGCCAGCATGAAGTTGGTCTCGTAGCCAACCGTGTTGTTGTTGGCCTGCATTTCGGCCAGCACGGTGGCGTAGTCGGCCGGGTCAACGATGACCGTCACGTCACGATGGTTCTTCGCGGCCGAGCGCAGCATGGTCGGGCCGCCGATGTCGATGTTCTCGATGGCGTCGGCCAGCGAGCATTCGTCCTTGGCCACCGTTTGCTGGAACGGGTACAGGTTCACCACCAGCAGGTCGATGGTCGGGATGCTGTGTTCGGACAGCGCGGCCATGTGTTCGGGCAGGTCGCGGCGGGCCAGGATGCCGCCGTGCACCTTCGGGTGCAGCGTCTTCACGCGGCCGTCGAGCATTTCCGGAAAGCCGGTGTAGTCCGCCACTTCCGTCACGGGCAGGCCGGACTCGGCGAGCAGCTTGGCGGTGCCGCCGGTGGAGAGGAGCTTGACGCCGCGCTCGTGCAGGGCACGGGCAAAGTCGACGATGCCGGTCTTGTCGGAAACGGAAAGCAGGGCTTGCTGGATCATGGTGGAAACGCCGGTGGGCGGGTGTGGCGCTGGGTTTGCCGAACTGGCAGGAGGCGCCGTCAGAAAGGAAATCGGTTCAAAGGCCGGCCCGCAACCTCAGATGAGGCCGTGCTGCTGCAACTTCTTGCGCAGCGTGTTGCGGTTGATGCCGAGGTAGTCGGCCGCCTGCGACTGGTTGTTGGAAGCCCATTCCATCACGGTTTCCAGCAGCGGCCGTTCAATGGCCTGCAGCACCATGTCGTAGACGTTGGACGGGTTCTCGCCGTCCAGGTCGCGGTAATACGCATCCAGGCTGTCGCGGATGCAACGTTCGATCGGGTTGCGGCTCATGCGGCAAGCAGTTCCTTGTTGTTGTCGTTGTTGCCCGTCGTGGGGTGGTCGCCACCGGTGGTCTGGTCTTCGTAGACCAGACGGTCGGACAGCGCACGCTGCTCGTCGAAGAACGCGTTGACGGCCGCCAGCTGGGCCGCGGTGTCTTCGATGGTGTTCATGCGGTGGCGGAACAGGTTGGCCCCCGCCAACCCGCGCGTGTACCAGGCGATGTGCTTGCGTGCGGTGCGCACGCCGGTGTATTCGCCATAGAACGCGTAGTGCTCTTCCAAATGCGCGTTCATGATGCCGCGAATCTCTTCCACTTCGGGCGCAGGCAGCAGCGTGCCGGTCTGCAGGAAGTGGGAAATCTCGCGGAACAACCACGGGCGCCCCTGCGCTGCGCGGCCGATCATGATGGCGTCGGCGCCCGTCACGGCCAGCACGTGCTTGGCCTTGGCCGGCGTGGTGATATCGCCGTTGGCCACCACCGGAATGCGTACCGACGCCTTGACCGCAGCGATGGTGTCGTATTCCGCTTCACCGTGATACAGATCGGCGCGCGTGCGGCCGTGCACGGTCAGCATGCTGATGCCGGCCTCCTGGGCAATGCGCGCCACGCTCAATGCATTGCGGTGTTCGCGGACCCACCCGGTGCGGATTTTAAGCGTCACCGGCACGCGATCGCCCACCGCACCTACCACCGCCTCGACAATGCGCTGGACCAGCGGCTCGTTCTGCAGCAGTGCAGAGCCGGCGGCCACGTTGCACACCTTCTTGGCCGGGCAGCCCATGTTGATGTCGATGATCTGCGCGCCGCGATCGACGTTGTAGCGCGCGGCTTCGGCCATCATCATCGGCTCGGCGCCGGCGATCTGCACGGCGATCGGCTCGACCTCGCCCGTGTGGTTGGCGCGCCGCATCGTCTTCTCGCTCTTCCACAACTGCGCGTTGGACGCGACCATTTCCGACACCGCATAGCCCGCGCCCAGCCGTTTGCAGAGCTGGCGGAACGGGCGGTCCGTCACACCCGCCATGGGCGCGACGAACAGGTTGTTGCGAAGGGTATGGGGTCCGATCTGCAAGGCTGGCGAGAAAGACGCGGCTGAAAGAAACGAAAAATCACCCCTTCCGCCCAGAGTCGAACGACGATCGGGCGGAGCGACGGGAGTGAAAAAATGCGAGGACGGGATTTTACCGCCAAACCGCCGGATTGCCTAAATGTTGTGCACAAACTATGCGGCAGTGCGGTCGGCGGCCGGCTGCTTGCCGTGGCTGGCGCTAGCGGAATCGTTGCAGGCCGTAGGCGTGGGCGTCGATGAAGGGTTTGCGCTCGCTGACCAGATCGGCGATGAGTAGGGCGGTGCCTGGCGCGCCCGTCATGCCCAGATGGCCATGCCCGAACGCAAAGAACACGTTGCGGTAGCGCTCCGAACGGTCGATCACGGGCAGGCTGTCGGGCAGGGAGGGGCGATGGCCCATCCACTGGCTGTCGTCTGAGAAGCCGAGGCCCGGAAAGAGCTGCTGGCCCTGTTGCATGAGAATGCGGGCGCGGCGATAGTCAGGCGGCGCGTCCAACCCGCCGATCTCCACGGTGCCGGCAATGCGCAAGCCGCCTTCCATGGGCGTGGCGATGAACTTGCGCTCGCAATCCATGATCGGCCGCGAGGGCTGCACGGTGGGAGCGCGCAGCGTGGCGTGATAGCCGCGTTCGGTGTCGAGCGGAATGCGGATGCTGGTGAGCTTGGCCCCCAGCCGCATCGACCATGCGCCTGCGCACAGCACAAGCTTCGACACGGGCAGCGTGCCGCAATCGGTGTGCAGCCGCGTCGGGCCGCCGTAGTCGCTTCGGCCGAATTCCACGTCCAGGACCTTGCGGCGCAGGAAGGTGCCGCCGGCCGCTATGAAGTTGGATGCCAGCGTCTTGACGAGCCGTTCCGGGTTGATCGTGAAGCCGTTGTCCGGCAGCAGCAGACCGGATTGGATGTCGGCGGCCAGCGCAGGCTCCAGTTCGCGCGCTTCACCGGCGCTCAGGGCTTGCGAGCGCACGCCCGTGGCGTCGCGAATGGACTGCGCCAGCACATCGCCCGACGAACGTGCCAGCGTGCGCCACACATACAGGTGGCCCGCCTGGCGGATCAGGCCGTCGTATTGCGCGGCGTCGAGCAGGTTGCGATATCCGGGGAAGGTCGCGCTGAAGAGGCTCGCCAGAGGCTGCGCCGTCGCACGGGCTTGCGCCTCGTTGCCTGCGAGCACCCATTGCAGCAGCCAGGGCAAGGCACGCGGCAGATAGGGCCAACGCACCGTCAGCGGACCCATCGGATCGGCCAGCCATTTGGGCACCTGCTTGAGCATGCCCGGCAGCGCCATCGGCACGACCGACGCCACGCTCAGGCACCCGGCGTTGCCGAACGAGCAGCCTTCGCCAATGCCCGCCTGATCGAGCAGCGTGACCTGGTGGCCCTCCCGCTGCAGCTGCAGCGCGCATGCCGTGCCGACAATGCCGGCGCCCACCACGGTGATCTGCTGGCGATCGCCCGCAGTGCTGACCTCGGCAAACGCCATCCGTTAACCTCGCTGCCCGAACATCATCTGCCGGGCCAGCCCGTGTTTGAGCGGCGGCAGGCATTCCAGCAGCGTAAGCGCGGCGCCGCGCAGGTGGCCAAACGGCCGGCCCGGCACGGCAAACGCGCGCGGCAGCAAATCGGTCAGGCCGATGGTGACAGCGCGGTCAAACGCGCGTTCGCGCGCGAAACGGGCGAGGGTGGCTGCCGTTGCCCCATCCCGAAGCGCACGCGCCATTTCGAATGCATCGCGCAGGCCGAGGTTGAAGCCCTGGCCCGCCACGGGGTGGATCGTCTGCGCGGCATTGCCGATGGCGGCGACGCGGCGGTCGACCGGAATGCGCTGCGCGTGCAGCCCGAGCGCGAATGTGTGGCGCGGGCTGGCGTGCGTGAAGCGGCCCATGCGCTCGCCGAAGGCAGCGCCCAGTTCAGCGAGGAAGGCATCGTCGGGCAACGCTGCGCGTCGCCGTGCTTCGTCGGGCGCGCAGCACCAGACGAGCGCGTAGCCAGGGCCCTGCGCGTCATCTTGCGGCAGCAATGCGAGCGGGCCTTCGGGTGTGAAGCGCTCCCATGCCCAGCCTTCCAGCGGCGCGCTGCAGCGCACGTGCGCGACGATGGCGGTTTGGCCGTAATCGCGGCGCCGTGCGTGGCCGATACCGCCTTGCTGCTTGCGTGCGTCGTCGAACAAGCCGCCTTCGGCCTGGATGACGACTTCGGTTTCGATGGCCAGCGGATGGCGCCCTTCGCGTAGCGCCCGCACGCGTGCCGGGGCGATGGTGCCGTCTGCACGTGGCAGTTGTTCGACGCGCTCCACGGGCGTGTGGTCGTAGCGGGTGAGGCGGTTTGGGTGGCGCTCCATCTGCGTGCCAAGTGCGGCGTTGAGCGCGGCGCTCAGGTCACCGTATTGCACGACGTGGCCGAGCGCCGGGACGTCGTAGTCTTCACGGCGGATATGCGCTTGCCCGAAGTGGCCGCGTTGCGAGACGTGGATGTGCGTGATGGGCGTGGCGCGCTTGGGCCACCCGCCAATCTCCTGCAGCAGCACGCGCGAGCCATGCGAGAGCGCCAGCGAGCGCGGGTCTCGCGCGGCGGCTTCAGCATCGCGCGCATCGAACAGGGCGATGCGCCAGTCGGTGTCGCGCAGCAACCAGTTGGCCAGCGCCAGCCCGACGGGCCCGGCGCCGACGATGGCGACGTCGAAATCCGGCACCGCGCTGCTTGCTGTGATGCTGTTGGTCATGCCTGGCTCCGCATCACCAGTTCGATTTCGTCCGGGGCCACGGGCACGTCGCGCGTGATGATTTCGCAGCCTTCGGGCGTGACGATGGCGTCGTCTTCAATGCGGATGCCGATGTGCCAGTACTGTTCCGGCACGCCAGGCGCGGGGCGCACGTAGATGCCGGGTTCGACGGTCAGCACCATACCGGCTTCCAGCGGGCGCCACGGGCGTTCGCCTTCTGCAGGCGCGGCGGTGCCGGGTGTGCGGTATTCGCCCACGTCGTGCACGTCCATGCCGAGCCAGTGGCCAGTGCGGTGCATGTAGAACTGGCGGTATTGGCCACCGGCGATCACGTCGTCAAGCGTGCCGACCGTGTTGCGGTCAAGCAGGCCGGTGTCGAGCATGCCTTGCGCGAGCACGCGCGTGGCGGCATCGTGCGGCACGTTGTACGGCACGCCCGGGCGCGTTTCGGCCAGGGCGGCTTCCTGCGCCGCAACCACAAGCGCATACAGCTCGCGTTGCGGGCCCGTGAAGCGGCCGTTCACCGGGAACGTGCGCGTGATGTCCGATGCGTAGCCGTCCAGCTCGCAGCCCGCGTCGATCAGGCAGAGATCGCCGTCGCGCAGTTCGGCATTGCCGGCGCGGTAGTGCAGCACGCAAGCGTTGGGGCCAGTGGCAACGATGGAGTTGTAGGCCACGCTTTGCGCACCGTGGCGGCGGAATTCGTACAGCAACTCGGCTTCGAGATGGTATTCACGCAGGCCGGCACGTGAAGCTTGCATGGCGCGCACATGCGCTCCCGCGGAGATGCGGCCGGCACGACGCATGATGTCGAGCTCGCTCGGGTCTTTGAACAGGCGCAGCTCGTCGAGGATGGCGCGCACGTCCAGCGCCTGGTGTGGCGACGACACACCTGCGCGGCCTTGCATGCGCACCGCGTCGAGCCAGCGGCGCATGCGGCGGTCGAACATGCCGCTTTCAGCCAGCGGATAAGCGACGGCCGCAGCGTTGGCGAGCAGCTTGGGCAGCGTCGCGTCGATCTCTTCCACCGAGTGCGCCTCATCCAGGCCGAAGGCTTCCTTAGCGGCTTCGGGGCCGAAGCGGAAGCCGTCCCAGATTTCGCGCTCTTCATGCTTGGGGCGGCAGAACAGCACGCTGCGCGCGGGGGCGCTGCCAGCGGGGACCACGATGGCAAGCACCGCTTCGGGCTCGGTAAAGCCGGTCAGGTAATAGAAGTAGCTGTCGTGCCGGTAGGGGTAGTCGCTGTCGCGGTTGCGCATCGCCTCAGGTGCGGTCGGCACGATGGCGACGCCGCCATTGCCACCCGATGCCGCGCGCAGCCACTGCACGACGCGCTCCCGGCGCTGGCGATAGGTCTGGAGGAAAGCGAGTTCGGTGGCGGACATAGCGTGTTTTCCGGCAGCAGAAAGGATGCGTCGATTGTAACGCCGCGCCCGGCGGGCATTCGGAGGAGGGGCATTGCCACACCCGAAAGGAGACTTGTGCGCTGCGGACGGCCTCTCCTAAAGTCTCGGGCGGCCTCCGCCGTTAATACTGACCTGTTTTGCATCCCGGTTGCGACCTCCGCCTGCAGTGGACTGGCCGCATTGGATCGGCCTGCCCAGGAGAACCGATGCTCGCCAGCAGTTACAACCCTCTTCTTGTCCTGCTTTCCCTCTTCGTGGCCATCCTGGCGTCATATACGGCGCTGGATATGGCAGGACGTGTCGTCACGGCGCAAGGCCGCGCAGGGTCGTGGTGGCTCATCGGCGGCGCATCGGCCATGGGGCTGGGTATCTGGTCGATGCACTTTGTCGGCATGCTGGCGCTGAACCTGCCGATCCCCGTTGGATATGACGTTGGCATCACGCTGACCTCGCTCGCTATCGGCATTGGAGCGTCGATGTTTGCGTTGTGGCTGGCCAGCCGGCGTGAATTGCCTTGGCCGCGCCTGGCAGGCGGTGCGCTGCTCATGGGCGCGGGTGTCGCGGGCATGCACTACACCGGCATGGCCGCGCTGCGCATGAACCCCGGCATTCAATACAACCCCGCGAGGTTTGCGCTGTCGATCGTGATTGCCGTGCTGGCATCGGGCGTGGCGCTGTGGATCGCGTTCCGCCTGCGGCGGCAGGCGCGGCGCGTTCGTGCACTGCGTGCCGGTTCGGCGGTGGTGATGGGCGTGGCCATCGTCGGCATGCACTACGTGGGCATGTCGGCGGCCGCGTTTCCATTCGGCAGTGTGTGCGGCGCTGCGCACACCGGGGCGAGTGCCGAATGGCTGGCGCTGGTCATCATCATCGTGACGCTGGCGGTGCTGGCCATCGCGCTCATCATCTCGGTGCTCGACATGCGCATGGAAGCGCGCACCGCCTTGCTGGCGAACTCGCTGGCCGCGGCCAACAAGGAGCTGGCCTACCTTGCGCTGCACGACAACCTGACCAAGCTTTCCAACCGCGTCCTGCTGGAAGACCGCCTGACGCAGGCGATCCGCACGGCTGAACGCGAGAAGCGCCGCTTCGCGCTCATGTTCATGGACCTGGATGGCTTCAAGGCCATCAACGATGTCTATGGCCACCACGTGGGCGATCTGTTGCTGATCGATGTCGCGCAGCGCATCGGCGCGCGGGTGCGCCAGCAGGACACCGTGGCGCGGGTCGGTGGCGATGAATTCGTCGTGCTCGCCTATGTGGACGATCCGGAAGACGCCGGCACCCTGGCCGACGCGCTGCTGGAAGTGGTGCGCGAGCCCTTCATGGCGGGCGGTCACGAGTTGCGTGTTTCCACCAGCATCGGCATTGCGATCTATCCGGGCGACGGCGGCAACCAGCACGATCTCCTGACCAATGCCGATGCGGCGATGTACCACGCGAAGGGCCTGGGCCGGAACGCCTACAGTTTCTTCGAGCCGTCGATGAACGCCGACGTGCATCAGCAGTTGCAGCTCGTGCAAGACTTGCGCCGCGCGGTTGAGCGGCACGAACTCGTGCTGCATTACCAGCCCAAGTTCGACGCGCCCAACGGGCCGATCATGGGCGTGGAGGCGCTGGTGCGCTGGCAGCATCCGCAGCGCGGCCTGGTGCCCGCCGACGAGTTCATCCCGCTGGCCGAGAAGACCGGGCTGATCGTGCCGCTGGGCGCATGGGTGCTGGACGAAGCCTGCCGCCAGATGGCGCAATGGCACCGCGAGGGGCGCACCGGCTGGACCGTCGCCGTGAATCTCTCTGCGTTGCAGTTTGGCCATGTCGCGCTCATCGACACCGTGCGCGACACGCTCGCGCGCCATGCGCTGGACCCCCGCAGCTTGACGCTGGAGATTACGGAATCGACCGCCATGCGCGACGTTGACGCAAGCCTGCAGATCCTGCAGCAGCTCGATGCGATAGGTGTGCGGATTTCGATCGACGATTTCGGCACCGGCTATTCGAGTCTGCTGTATCTCAAGCGCTTGCCTGCCAGCGAGCTGAAAATCGATCGTGGCTTTGTGCGCGACCTGGCGCACGACACGGAAGACGCGGCCATCGTCTCGGCCATCGTGGCGCTGGGCCAGACGCTGAACCTGCGCATCGTCGCAGAAGGTGTGGAGACGGCCGAGCAGCAGGCGTTTCTTACGCGGCTCGGATGTCACTCGCTGCAGGGCTACTTGTTGGGCCGCCCGATGACGGCGGAATCGCTGAGCGCCGCGATGGCGTAAGTGCTTAGCGCGACGCGACTTCCGCGTCGAGCGCGGCCAGCTGCGCTGGCGTCCCGACGTTTTCCCAGCGCCCGTCGAAGCGCTCGCCGGTGGCGCGGCCTTCGGCGATGGCCTGGTGGTACAGCGGCGTCATCGCCAGCCGCGTGCCAGGCGCGATGCCGGCAAACAGGCGCGTGTCGTACAAGCCGATGTTGCCGAACGTGAGACGCTCGGGGCCTTCGGCGTGGAGTGTGCCTTGGTCATCCAGGGCGAAATCGCCGCGCAGGTGATAGGGCGGATTGGGCACCATCACCAAATGCATGCTGGGTGCCGCTTGCGCCGCCATTGCGGGCGCACGGTCGCATAGCACGGTGTAGTCGTAATCGCAGAACACATCGCCGCTGACAGCAATGAATACGCTGTGCCCATCGCCGGCATGCAGCAGCGGCATCGCCTGGGCGACCCCGCCTGCCGTTTCCAGCGCTTGCCCTTCCGGTGAATACGCGAGGCGCACGCCCCATGCGCTGCCATCTCCGAGCGCGGCTTCGATCTGCACGCCGAGCCAGGCGTGGTTGATGACAATGTCGCGCACGCCGGCTGCAGCCAGGCGCTCGATCTGCCAGACGATCAGTGGTTTGCCGCCCACGTTGAGCAGGGGTTTGGGCGTGTGGTCGGTCAGCGGGCGCATGCGGTCGCCACGGCCCGCTGCAAAAATCATGGCGCGCGTCGTCGAATTCAAGCCATCACCTTCATAAGAATCAGCAGCACGGCCATGCCGCCGACGATGGTCCACATCGCGCTCTTTGTCACCCGTGCGATGACGATGGCGACGATGCCGGCAAGCAGGCGGGGGTTGTCGACCGACACTGCGAGCGCGCCGTCACGCATCAGCAGATCGGGCGCGATCAGCGCGGTCAACATCGCGGCCGGCACGTAGGGCAGGGCGCTGCGGAACCACATCGGCAGGGTCATGCGCCCTTCCAGCGCGATGAACGATAGGCGGATCAGGTAGGTGGCCGCGCCGGAAATCAGTAACACGCCGAAGAGGATGAGGGCTTTCATGCGGTGGCCCCCTTGTCGGACGGTCGGGCGAGCAAGCGCTCAACCAGCGCGCCGACGGCGATGCCCACACATGCCGCGCTCATCAGCCCCAGCTTGTGCGGCCAGCCCGTCCAGGCCACGGCCAGCGCGGCGCCGGTCACGGCCGCGGCCAGCTGGGCACGCGTGCGCAGCGCCGGCACCACGATGGCGATGAACGTGAGCGGCAGGAAGAAATCAAGCGGCCACGAGGTCGGCACCTGCGCGCCCAGCACCACGCCGACGATCGTCGACGCCTGCCAGCTGGACCACAGCGCCACGCCAGCGCCAAGGAAGTACCAGTGGCGGTAGGCGGCTTCCTCGCTGCCAGGCTGCGCGGTGACAACGCGGCGGTTCATGGCGGCGAACGCCTCGTCGGTCAGCAGATAGGCGATCAGCCATTTCCAGCGGCGTGGCAGATGCGCGAGCGCCGGCGCAATGCTGGCCGAATACAGCGCATGCCGCAGATTCACCATCGAGACTGTCGCCGCAATCACCAGCGCGGGCGCGCCACCGGCCCACAATTGCACGAGGATCATCTGCGAGGCGCCACCGAAAACGATGGCGCTCATCACCACGGCAAGCCACGCGGGCATGCCGGCGGACGTGGCCAGCACGCCGTAGATCAGGCCGAACGGCACCACACCCAGCAACATGGGCGCGAGTGCCAGCATGCCGGCGCGAAACTCGACGGCGCGGTGGGAGGCCATCAGAACGTATAGCCGATCTGCTGCGCGCGATCTTCGAGTTGATCGAGCAGGCGGGCCAGCGGCGCCAGCGCGTTGTAGCGGCTGCATACACGGCGCAGGTAGGCGATGAAGCGCGGAGTGTCTTCCACGTAGCCGGTCTTGCCGTCGCGGTAGCGCAGGCGCGCGAAGATGCCGGCTACCTTCAGATGGCGTTGCGCGCCCATCCATTCGAGCGCGCGGTAGAACTCGCCGAAGTCGTCGTCCACGGGCAGCTTGGCGGCGCGGGCGGCTTCCCAGTAGCGCACGGCCCAATCCAGCTCCTGCTCTTCGTCCCACGACAGGAAGGCGTCGCGCAGCAGCGAGGCGGCGTCGTAGGTGATCGGGCCGTAGACGGCGTCCTG encodes:
- the dusB gene encoding tRNA dihydrouridine synthase DusB, producing MQIGPHTLRNNLFVAPMAGVTDRPFRQLCKRLGAGYAVSEMVASNAQLWKSEKTMRRANHTGEVEPIAVQIAGAEPMMMAEAARYNVDRGAQIIDINMGCPAKKVCNVAAGSALLQNEPLVQRIVEAVVGAVGDRVPVTLKIRTGWVREHRNALSVARIAQEAGISMLTVHGRTRADLYHGEAEYDTIAAVKASVRIPVVANGDITTPAKAKHVLAVTGADAIMIGRAAQGRPWLFREISHFLQTGTLLPAPEVEEIRGIMNAHLEEHYAFYGEYTGVRTARKHIAWYTRGLAGANLFRHRMNTIEDTAAQLAAVNAFFDEQRALSDRLVYEDQTTGGDHPTTGNNDNNKELLAA
- the ruvC gene encoding crossover junction endodeoxyribonuclease RuvC, with product MRILGIDPGLRTTGFGVLERHGHKLVYVASGTIKSNGNADLPSRLKTLYDGVSELVSTYRPDCASIEKVFVNVNPQSTLLLGQARGAVICGLMSGNLPVFEYTALQLKQAVVGYGRANKDQVQEMVVRLLNLEGKPGADASDALGVAICHAHGGETLAAMAGLAPQLTQKGLRVRRGRLVG
- a CDS encoding Fis family transcriptional regulator gives rise to the protein MSRNPIERCIRDSLDAYYRDLDGENPSNVYDMVLQAIERPLLETVMEWASNNQSQAADYLGINRNTLRKKLQQHGLI
- the purH gene encoding bifunctional phosphoribosylaminoimidazolecarboxamide formyltransferase/IMP cyclohydrolase, giving the protein MIQQALLSVSDKTGIVDFARALHERGVKLLSTGGTAKLLAESGLPVTEVADYTGFPEMLDGRVKTLHPKVHGGILARRDLPEHMAALSEHSIPTIDLLVVNLYPFQQTVAKDECSLADAIENIDIGGPTMLRSAAKNHRDVTVIVDPADYATVLAEMQANNNTVGYETNFMLAKKVFAHTAQYDGAITNYLTSLGADKSHSTRSAYPQTLNLAFDKVQEMRYGENPHQSAAFYRDLKVVDGALANYTQLQGKELSYNNIADADAAWECVKSFDPAKGAACVIIKHANPCGVAIGGTAQEAYEKAFKTDSTSAFGGIIAFNVPLDEAAAQVVAKQFVEVLIAPGFSEGARAVFAAKQNVRVLEIPLGKGVNAYDFKRVGGGLLVQSPDAKNVQPSELRVVTKRHPTPKEMDDLMFAWRVAKFVKSNAIVFCGGGMTLGVGAGQMSRVDSARIASIKAQNAGLTLAGSAVASDAFFPFRDGLDVVVDAGASCVIQPGGSVRDDEVIAAADERNVAMIFTGTRHFRH
- a CDS encoding NAD(P)/FAD-dependent oxidoreductase, encoding MAFAEVSTAGDRQQITVVGAGIVGTACALQLQREGHQVTLLDQAGIGEGCSFGNAGCLSVASVVPMALPGMLKQVPKWLADPMGPLTVRWPYLPRALPWLLQWVLAGNEAQARATAQPLASLFSATFPGYRNLLDAAQYDGLIRQAGHLYVWRTLARSSGDVLAQSIRDATGVRSQALSAGEARELEPALAADIQSGLLLPDNGFTINPERLVKTLASNFIAAGGTFLRRKVLDVEFGRSDYGGPTRLHTDCGTLPVSKLVLCAGAWSMRLGAKLTSIRIPLDTERGYHATLRAPTVQPSRPIMDCERKFIATPMEGGLRIAGTVEIGGLDAPPDYRRARILMQQGQQLFPGLGFSDDSQWMGHRPSLPDSLPVIDRSERYRNVFFAFGHGHLGMTGAPGTALLIADLVSERKPFIDAHAYGLQRFR
- a CDS encoding aminopeptidase P N-terminal domain-containing protein, which gives rise to MSATELAFLQTYRQRRERVVQWLRAASGGNGGVAIVPTAPEAMRNRDSDYPYRHDSYFYYLTGFTEPEAVLAIVVPAGSAPARSVLFCRPKHEEREIWDGFRFGPEAAKEAFGLDEAHSVEEIDATLPKLLANAAAVAYPLAESGMFDRRMRRWLDAVRMQGRAGVSSPHQALDVRAILDELRLFKDPSELDIMRRAGRISAGAHVRAMQASRAGLREYHLEAELLYEFRRHGAQSVAYNSIVATGPNACVLHYRAGNAELRDGDLCLIDAGCELDGYASDITRTFPVNGRFTGPQRELYALVVAAQEAALAETRPGVPYNVPHDAATRVLAQGMLDTGLLDRNTVGTLDDVIAGGQYRQFYMHRTGHWLGMDVHDVGEYRTPGTAAPAEGERPWRPLEAGMVLTVEPGIYVRPAPGVPEQYWHIGIRIEDDAIVTPEGCEIITRDVPVAPDEIELVMRSQA
- a CDS encoding UbiH/UbiF/VisC/COQ6 family ubiquinone biosynthesis hydroxylase, which translates into the protein MTNSITASSAVPDFDVAIVGAGPVGLALANWLLRDTDWRIALFDARDAEAAARDPRSLALSHGSRVLLQEIGGWPKRATPITHIHVSQRGHFGQAHIRREDYDVPALGHVVQYGDLSAALNAALGTQMERHPNRLTRYDHTPVERVEQLPRADGTIAPARVRALREGRHPLAIETEVVIQAEGGLFDDARKQQGGIGHARRRDYGQTAIVAHVRCSAPLEGWAWERFTPEGPLALLPQDDAQGPGYALVWCCAPDEARRRAALPDDAFLAELGAAFGERMGRFTHASPRHTFALGLHAQRIPVDRRVAAIGNAAQTIHPVAGQGFNLGLRDAFEMARALRDGATAATLARFARERAFDRAVTIGLTDLLPRAFAVPGRPFGHLRGAALTLLECLPPLKHGLARQMMFGQRG